One Perca flavescens isolate YP-PL-M2 chromosome 5, PFLA_1.0, whole genome shotgun sequence genomic window, AGAGACACTGTAACACTGCAGGCTAATCTACTGTCCAAAAAGAGCTCTCACTCTTAAGGTCTGCTTGGGATTTCTGTGGTTTCTGCTGCCACCTGCTGTGTCAGTAATCAAATGGTGTCTGCGTTGAAaagaaatcatatttttttttgtcccaccTGCTCTCTTGTTCTCCAGATGTTCGTTATCAACAAAGCTGAAGGTGACAGCTGCGCTCTGTCAGAGTTCACCATCACAGGTTCTACCTACGCACCTGAGGGAGAAGTGTGAGTACTTTACAGCTGACTCTGTAACAGGCAGAACAATTAATGAAGCTGAAAATATCTCATTGATTGACTCATTGAATTGTAGGTTTAAGGAAGTATGGATATTTTAATGCAACAATAGATAagatttttaaatgttatatgaactgtacactcacacacataatgCTTTGTACTTTCCCTCAGGTACCAGGATGGTAAACCAGTGAAAACCTCCCAGCATGATGCCCTGGTTGAACTGGCTACAATCTGTGCCCTGTGTAATGACTCCTCTCTGGACTTCAACGAGGTCTGAACCCTGCCTTCCTACTTTACATgtcagacgtgtgtgtgtgtgtgtgtgtgtgtgtgtgtgtgtgtgtgtgtgtgtgtgtgtgtgtgtgtgtgtgtgtgtgtgtgtgtgtgtgtgtgtgtgtgtgtgtgtgtgtgtgtgtgtgtgtgtgtgtgtgtgtgtgataaggACTTAATGGACAATAACATAAACTTACATCACACCagtacaaaataaatgtgagaggagacatggaaatctcactttttacaatatgggacctttaacagatGTACTTTACCAAAACATAGTCATAAACTGTTACAAACATAGACACTAAAACAACTGTTTAGTGGGACGGTGGTGGGTTTCATCTATTTAATTCTTTATAAGTATTGCATTCTTATATCTTGAGTGAAATAAGCCCAATGGGCGAAACTAAAATGTATCCAATGAGTGTGCaaggtttttttgttgttgtttttttgatgAGGAAAAAACATTACCATGAATGTTTTCGGATGTTTCAGGTGAAGGGTGTGTACGAGAAGGTGGGTGAGGCCACAGAGACCGCGCTGACCTGTTTGGTGGAGAAGATGAACGTTTTCGACACCGAAGTCCACAACCTGTCCAAGATTGACCGAGCTAATGCCTGCAACTCAGTGAGTGACACCAGCTCCCTCACCTGCACACGCTGCACATTTCTACTGCTCCCACTCAGCGGGTTTTTCCTCACTCCGTCTGTCCTTTTTTGTCTGAGCAGGTGATCAAGCAGCTGATGAAGAAGGAGGTCACCCTGGAGTTCTCCAGAGACAGGAAGTCCATGTCCGTCTACTGCACCCCCAACAAGTCTCGTTCTTCCATGGGCAAGATGTTTGTCAAGGTATACTGAAAGAAACGATAGCTTTGCTTTTGATGCCTGACAGTCAGTGTTGGAATGccactaagtacatttactcaagtactgtacttaagtacaaatttgaggtatttgtactttactcaagtcttttcttttaatgctacttcctacttctactctgctacatttcaaagagaaatattgtactttttactccactacattcatctgacagcttcagttactagttactttacaaattcagatttttgcacacaaaacacatgtagttataatataaaatatattttattataaattaaactacccaacaatgtaacagcctacaagtccagcagAAATGATTAGACGATTTGAACACTGAGTTGATTGACCCGAACAGTTTTGATCATTTCCATTTTCTAAAATATGTAGTAGATTTTTCTGATGATACTTACGTACAgtcctttaaatgcaggacttttacttgtaacagagtatttttacagtgtggtattagtacttttacttaagtaaaggatcttccaccactgctgacaGTCTGCTACCATGTTGTGAGTACGTTATTCCTCTGCTCTACTCCCCAGGGGGCCCCAGAGGGAGTTATTGAGAGGTGCACCCACGTCAGAGTTGGCAACAGCAAAGTTCCCTTAAGCAAAGGAATCAAGGAAAAGATCATGTCTGTGATCCGTGAGTACGGGACAGGTCGTGACACCCTTAGGTGCCTGGCTCTTGCCACACGAGACAGCCCGCCCAAAATGGAGGACATGATTCTGTCAGACCCTCTCAAATTCGCGGCGTACGAGGtgagtttttttaacttaactttttttttttcatctaacGATGTACAATTGTTTGGATGTTTCAATAGACCTATCTGTATTTGGTGTCTACTTGTGGAGTATTCTTTTCAGTCCCAACATTCGGTCAcgtctttgtctctctgcctcCAGTCCGACCTGACCTTCGTCGGCTGTGTCGGCATGCTGGACCCTCCCAGACAGGAGGTGGCCGCCTCCATCAAGCTGTGCCGCCAAGCCGGCATCCGCGTCATCATGATCACAGGGGATAACAAGGGCACAGCTGTGGCAATCTGCCGGCGCATTGGCATCCTGAGCGAGGAGGATGATGTCGAGCAAATGGCCTTCACAGGGCGGGAGTTTGACGAACTGTCGCCCGCTGCTCAGCGCGATGCTGTGACTAACGCTCGCTGTTTTGCCCGCGTCGAGCCTTCCCATAAGTCCAAGATTGTTGAGATCCTGCAAGGATTTGACGAGATCACTGCTATGGTATGAAGTCTGAAATCTGATTGTGCAGAGTTTCCTACTGATCATTAgtgttttttctcattttatttgaAGTAGCCTGGGTTTACAAgcgtctttatttttattttggttggTCTTGATTCCATTATTGGTTAGCATTCAAATATATTAAACCTGTTGAAACCTCTGAAACCTCTAGGTATCCTGTCTTTGTTGGCCTTGGAAACGTCATGTAAATGGGAGTGATTTGCTTGTGTGAGAGATAAGAAATCACTCTTCTGTAACAAAATATGTCTCCACAGACAGGTGATGGAGTGAATGATGCCCCTGCCTTGAAGAAGGCAGAGATTGGCATCTCCATGGGCTCTGGCACTGCCGTGGCCAAGTCAGCCTCTGAGATGGTCCTCGCCGACGACAACTTTTCTTCCATCGTGGCCGCCGTTGAAGAAGGCAGAGCCATCTACAATAACATGAAGCAGTTCATCAGATACCTTATCTCCTCCAACGTGGGGGAGGTCGTCTGGTGAGTCATGACCCCACAATTGTTATTTCTTTTTCGATTTTGTGTCAGTACAGTTGCTAACTGTGAGTTATTTCTCCTGATAGCATCTTCCTTACTGCGGCGCTGGGCTTCCCCGAGGCTCTGATACCTGTTCAGCTGCTCTGGGTCAACCTGGTGACTGATGGCCTCCCTGCCACCGCCCTGGGCTTCAACCCCCCAGACCTGGACATAATGGAGAAGCCTCCTCGTAATGCTAAGGAGCCCCTCATCTCTGGCTGGCTCTTCTTCAGATACCTGGCCATTGGATGTAAGTTGATAATGGACAGGAATGGAAGGATAATAGTGTcagaagaatatttgatttgcCTTCATGCAGTTTGACAAATAAGTAATTTGTGTATGATGATGTTTGGTGTCTTTGCTCCTAGGCTACGTGGGTGCAGCCACAGTGGGAGCTGCTGCCTGGTGGTTTACTGTCTCGGACGATGGACCTCAACTCACCCTGTACCAGCTGGTAAGTCTGCCTGTCTTGAGTGCTCATCCTTCAGATCCCCCCCCTGCTCTTTTCTGCCCCCTCACTCCCCTGCTTTCCTCCCTGCAGAGCCACTTCCTCCAGTGCGCCCCTGACAACCCAGACTTTGATGGCCTGGACTGCCACGTGTTTGAGTCGCCCTACCCAATGACCATGGCCCTGTCTGTGCTCGTCACCATTGAGATGTGCAATGCTCTCAACAGGTAAATACGCGCCACTCGGAAACATCGGAGCTCTCATCTAAGGAGCATTTGCGGTCAGTGAAGCAAGGGCAAACTGTAGAAATGAATTTACCATCTGTGTTCCCTCTTCTGTCCAGTCTGTCGGAGAACCAGTCTCTTCTGCGGATGCCACCCTGGGAGAACATTTGGCTCCTGGGGGCCATCTGCCTCTCCATGTCCCTCCACTTCCTCATCCTCTACGTGGAACCTCTGCCTGTGAGTTTTTACAAAACCAGTTGATTCAAATATGACTGGATGGGGctgtcatttaaaaacaaaactcgGGGGGGGGgtaccaagataacatgacgtgtatttgtattttatgtacttccccatcgataatgggtgaattgccatgaacacaatcctctaagatgcaccagaaacagggcttggttaataactcaaacttgccgagaaccaagacaccgcttggttacattagactcgagcggccggttgcacggttacattcggtctcgttcagtagcctggtgcgctgTCTAGGTAGCCCACTTCCttattgattctaccaccaccactccagtggaggtgctaatgagctagattactacacacacacagtagcagaagaataccagctacacacaatGGCACgaatgaggtaaaaaaaagCCGGTTCGTTGACGTacggcactcgattctcccggttcagtgacacgagtcgggttaattaaccggctcttcggtcagtttgTCAACACTACAGGTGACAGTAGGGACACAGTCAGGAAATGATgagcgagaaagagagagagatgtcccCGGCACAAACCTGAGACGTTGCGATCACAGTATATAATGTGggtcttaaaggaatagttcaacgttttgggaaatacacttctttgctttcttgccaagagttaaatAAGAAGACgtataccactctcatgtctgtccgTTATGTATGAAGCTATATCTGGCTTTCTCCAAACGTCAATAAAATCCACCTACTtgtaaagctcactaattatgTGCTGGACTGTTTCTTGACTGGCGCTGTGACTTCCTAGAGTCCTGTCATCACTGCGAGGTTGCCAGGCCTGCAGACACTCCAGCAAGTCACTGGGCCAGCCAAGAAAATGTCCCGCACAGGAACCaagttacacttttttttttttttttttttttttttttgtaaggatTCAACATTGCATTATGAATGTTGTCATGCTCTCTCCCAGGTCATCTTCCAGATCACCCCTCTGGATACGACCCAGTGGATGATGGTGCTGAAGATCTCGCTGCCCGTCATCCTGCTGGACGAGCTGCTTAAGTTTGTGGCCAGGAACTACTTGGACTTTGGTAAACAGCTGGAGAAGCCGGCCAGCAAAGGCTGCTCTCTGTCCGCATGTGCCGAGGGCATCTCCTGGCCCTTCGTGGCCATCTCCCTGCCCCTTTTGCTGTGGATCTACAGCACCGACACTAACGTGTCTGCCATGTTGTGGCCCTGACTGACTCCAGCACACTACCCTCCCCGTGCACCAGTGTGAAGTggacattaacacacacatctAACACAGTTACATTAACTCGGAGCAACTTCCAGTCAACACTTGCACCTGCTCTGACAGCCTGTCTGCTGTCAGATCTTTTGTATTTAGGACATTTTCACCGATACATATTTTTGGGTGGGTTGGGGTCTGGGGGGGGGCTGGGGATTAGTCATATTTTAATGACTGACATTATGtccatgtgttttattttaccatcacgcttttctctcttttgatcCCCTGTTTGGAACAGATAGAGATGCCCGCCGTGTCTGAGCTATTTGTTGAGCTGTACAGAGAATTTACACTATTTTATGATAATTAatattttgtaattgtttttggGAAAAGGCTGCGGGGACAAGAATGCTGGGTGTGTAGAGGATGTAATTCTAAAGACCGTATAGTACAATACTAGTTTTGGGGCAAAGACTTGAATGTATATTTGCCCTGGCATGAATCTCTATAGTCATTTTTGAGCTCCATGCATCGTCATTCGTTATTTTCTGCATTAGTCAGAGCACAGCTACCTCAATGCTGTTAATATGACCATTACTACACATTTGTTTTAACAATCATTTGATAGAACATCACGTGTTGAGGTAAGCTccagtttttgttttgcagTAGAGACAAAGCCCTCGCATACATTGTAATGTTTTtctaatatatttttcattttcttttcataattTTGCTATCAGAGGGAAACAAGGACAACGTTATGTTCCCGGTAGGATACAGGGCAATTTTTGATAAAGTCTGTTGTTAAATTTGTTTACTTCAAGAAAACACATTTGTCTTGATTTCGTTTTAAGTCGGATTTTTGAGATTCAGTCTCAACTCTGTCTTAATGTTGCCTCTTAATTACAGTTATCTTTATAATGTATGTATAatgtgcacatactgtacttgAATAATGTAAAAAGGCACCAAGAAGCTGTTAGTCTTATCAACTGAGCACAACGTGGACGGCCGGTCGTGGGAAGAgtctgtatatctgtacatAGCACACCAAGTAAAATCTCTGTAtggatttattttgttgttgctgccAACGCGCTCCATTCATTTACACTAGTTTACTTAAGCGTGGTCTCAGCctttctgcctgcctgctccAATAATACCAGGCCAGTGAGtgctttgtgtttttcagtTCTAATTGTTGTTTCTtccaatccccccccccccatttacCTGCAGAGTGAGTACACTTTGACCTGCATGTTAACTAGCACTCTTCATGTGGTTGCACACGCAGCTTTGCTGTCTGTCACTGCTCATGTGAAAGTGTCCGTGACAGCAATAACGGCTCTTACATATTTTTTGATAGGACTAGCTTTCGTCttctttttaaatatacttTTAATGGTACAAGAGGAGAAAAATGAAGGTGTTTGTTTGAAAATGCCTTCAATGTCACCAAGTGCCAGGTACACACAGAGTAGAAATAggagctttttttttgcattttaaactgGACCAGTCACTGGTGCCGGTTATTTTTGACTGTAGTCTGGCTGCATGTTTTGGCAACTGGCATAGACACTGACATTTAAGTGCCCCAACACCATTACAGGACatggtgctgttttttttatttatacatctttattttttattccattAGTCTTTTTGATCTAATCTTCTGCCTGCCCATAACATGGCCTTTATATATTTGCTCTTCTAATTAAAATAAGTATCAATGAATTTGAATGATTTGCTGCTCTAATGCATTTACTTTGGCCTGTGATTCTTGTGTCCACTGATTGTgattcttcctctttttttttctttgcagaaAAGGCCAAGTAAGCCCACCTCTTCTCTAAATTCCTAGCAGAGactttggttttgttttgtgttgtgcatgtgtgttttgggTAGCACATCCTACAAGAGCTGCATGTCGGTTCAATAATATGAAGACAGAGGCTCAGAAAGTTCatacatcctttttttttttaatagaatggccattaataaataaatgtctgaaaacTAGCCAATGCCACTCCATCAGTCCTTCCATCCTCTTGCATGAAGAGCCTTAGATTAGGATACAATTCTCATGCCATCTTTTTAGACAAAGGTCCTGGTACCGTGTGCAGTCAATCATACAATATTCCATGGTGCATGTCCGCTGAATCAGCCATCTGTTTTACCAGACTTGTGTAATAGACAATGTATAGTATTGGTAAATAGTATAGACATTCGTCAAATAGTTCATCTTTCCTAAGGAAATACTtttatggaatatttaaaaactaaacagcctttttttttttttttttttttttttttttttgcactgcacTGAGATGTGCAGATTTCGCCATAGCTGGGAAGGCGGACGTGGAGCGGTGCAGCGATGCGTACGTTTAACCATGAGAACGGCAGGCAGTCCCTCcactggcattttttttttgccaaactgCTGTACTGGATTTTGAGAGATGATTGTACAATGTGTCACATGAACTTTAGTTTCAGGTAAATAAAACTGTCATACATGAAGAGTTTACTCACTGTTCGTCCTGGTGTCATTAAACAATATTTAGTGTAATGTGCCGTTTACcactttttaacccttgtgtcgtcttcgggtcaaatttgacccgttttcaaagtttctttatcagaaatatgggtttctttcaaccaaattaaccaaaaatagCATGGGTGATTCCCAATTAAgttcttcacaagtaaaattaatgatcaccgctttcatagaattttgggtgttttatttaattttattgcatttgtgttcttcccgggtcaattttgacccggtgGTGCAATGGGGCACTTTTGCGCTCAAcagcagatgaacacacacacacgtacatgaatgcacatgtggagacacacaaacacacacacacacacacacacacacacacacacacaaatacaaacatacagacacaacttCAAACTACAGTTTTGTAAACTTGTTGTTATAAcacctttgatgtgtcttttccTAAAAGGGGACAAGTAAACTTTCCGTAAATaatctttttcctttttggtaGCTCTCCTTTGTTTGTGAATGCAATTGCATTCGTTAATTTTAACCTGGGAATATAATAATTGTCACATACCAGCCATTGATCCAAACACAACTTTCTCAATATCTCAAATCTCAACTGATTTTACTCAGAAGGTAGGTATAATTTTATGTAAATGAGGTCTGTTGACCATAAATAGAAcagaataagtgtaaaactagttgaGATGAATTGGAATGAAGTTGAATTAAAGTGGTAACACAGATTTGAGTGATTAATTATAATTGCCTATGCTTTATAAACACGCAAAGCAGATCAGGTCACTTTTTGCCCAGGAAGACCCCAGGTGTGATTATTGGCtgccattcaaaataataaaatggtttcaaaaccttATCCTGACTAATCACTACCATATACCAGTCAGTGATTATCCACAAACATAGGTtcatctgatcttaactataatgaaaataattcataatttatgcTTATTTTACCCCTAAAATTAggtattatttcatgtaaatgaagtttattcaccataaattccaaaaataagtttaaaactagtggtaatgagttggaatgaagttgttAAGAAGGTGTAAAATAGAACTGGGTGATAATtcatactttatgctttattaaTAGCCAAAACAGACcaggtcaattttgacccaggaggacaacaagtgggattattggctgccattaaaaaaattgaaatagtttcaaaacaaTATTTTCACTAAACTTTGATTTATACTTGTCCGCGATAATCCATCAACATATGTTCCCATTGATCTCAactgttagtcaaaataattcataatttcagctttttttaactcagaaattaggtataatttgatATAAATGCTAATTGACCATAtataaaataagtgtaaaattaGTGGTAATATGTTGGAaagaagatgtaacacagaattgggtgataatttaTACTTCATGCTTCATAAACTGGCAAAACGGGGAGGACAACtagtgcatggtcgacgggaggaaaacacaagggttaaagaaaCTGGACTACTCCATGTCAAGTGAGAgtgtttaataattttattataCACTTTAAAAATTATGTACAACATACTATAAACAGTTATCTCGAAACGGTTAAGTAACACTTGAGTCAATAttagggttatttttttttgacacagaGGCAGGCTCAACAGACAACACACCAAAAATAATAAGCATGTACATTACATGACATTCTTGTGACAAATTCCAAATTAAGaggatatatatttttaaagagCAGCGGAAATGTGGTAAATAGTCACTTTTTCAACAGACCCCGTTTGCCTGTCGGAGACTAAAAGTTTTGGCAAATTCACAACCTTCGTTGAGATCTACAACTTGCCTTATCTGCAGCAAACACGTGTCAAATCACGCTcgaaacaaaaacacagtccCTCCGGTTACATGTGAAGGACAACTCCGGACACTTTTGGCCTCAACAAAATCTCCAATCACACGATTTGATTCGGACAATTGCTGCGGTCTACGTTTCCTGGTACATATTTTTGCCTGGGAACAGCACACCAGTATACTGAACAACTCAACcccgccaaaaaaaaaaagatccaaagcaggtcttattttattttaacacacTGACACTCACTTTGTGATGAATATATTTACCTTAAAGTTGTACTTTCCCCTACCTGGTACAGTGGTGCATATATTCAGGTAGCCAGCaaagatgaaaatataaaaaagccaCATTTGAGACAGAGATATAAGGGCATTTTCCCAAATATTGAGCAACGGAGGTGTTGATTCTCTTTGTGGTTGAGTGTCTGCTGGTCCTGTTAAAGAGTGTATTGGACAGCTGTATAGAGACTCCACAGTGGAGTGGTTGATAAGGTTTTCAGAatgttggggggggggcagggggtAAGCATCAGAGGCCACCTCGTCCTGTTTGACGACACCGATGGCTGAGAGCTTCCCCCGCGGGCTGCCGTGTGTTAGAAGTGGCTGTGTATCCTTCAGTGgccggggtggggggggtggggtgggggggatcgGGGTCACTGCATACCAAACCACTGTTCCTGATCGGCCCACTGTGCCGCTTCGCTGTCGCTGCCCTCCAGATCGCCGTCCTCCCCGCTGCCCTCCATGTCGTCACCGTCCAGCTCCACCGTGGCGTCTGTGGggctctcctccttctccatcTTTTGCATGCCTTCTAAAGACTTCTGGTCATTGGGATCCAGGctgggaaaagaaagaaaatgtaaatgcaCAAATTGACAGTTAGGGAGGGGCGGGGGGGACGGGGGACGGACACAACTGTAGTTTAACATGTCAGTTCTTAATGGAAACAgtttttttccactgaaaattacagtgcagtatttaaaatacaatgaaaggAATATGGCTGGATTTATCAAAAGGGAAAGCgccactgtgtttttttttcaagataattttttgggcatttgtaggcctttatttgacaggacagctgaagaaatgcaaggggagagagaggggggcatgacatgcagcaaagggccgcaggtcggagtccaaCACGGGCCCGCTGtttcaaggagtaaacctctatatatgggcgcccgctctaccaactgagccaaaaataaaaaatgcattgaGTGCAACataaccaaaacacacacagtacaccGTTTTCACAAACAACACTGCtctgttcattttattttcatgctcCTCTGCAAGAAAAATACAGCTCAGGATTTACCGTGCTGCTGGAATGTCGGCAGGGATTATAGCACGGCTCGAGCAACGTTACTTTAATCCTACGACTGCATATCTTTCGCCATAAATCCCCCCCCAAATGCTGTAGTCGTGGACTAGACTGCCGCGTCTGACTCTGCATGGTGAGGCTGTTAAAACGCTGCGGGGAAGGAGGAGTCGCTGTGTCATCATAATCAATCTGTAATGCTCTCGTACAGCAGGCAGAGACTGACTGACAGCTGCACTCAGAGCACCATCCTCGCAGACTGCAGCGTCATTACGGTGCAAGGCTGTGTCCCCCCCCccgtattgtgcatgctgactcactgaaatagcttactgggatacttaatggaattgagccatcgttaaggttatcaatttcagctgtgcttttcctactatgacaagtccaaatgcTGTGACAAAGGTCCATCGCAACTTATTCTCCAAGATTAGAAGTGGAACTAGAGAGCAATCTCCGGTTACCTTAGCGCTATGCTGTACTGATCCATGGCTTCTTGGTAATCGTTGACAGCCACCAGGAAATCTCCCAGCATTCTGTGCAGGACACAATCACTCTGATTGGCCAGGGCGTTCCGGAGGAGAGCAATCCCTTCGTCGTGTTTCTGTTCCCGACcttaaaaaaacccaaaacaaaGCAGGACACTGTCATTTCCacctgtgtatatgtgtatgtataaaaaaaaaaaaaaaatgtatgtgtatatatgtgtgtgtgtgtgtgtgtgtgtgtgtgtgtgtgtgtgtgtgtgtgtgtatatatatatatatatatatatatatatatatatatatatatatatatatatatatatacattatatatatatatatacacacacacattatatatatatatgtatgtatgtatgtatgtatgtatgtatgtatgtatatatatatatatatacacacacatatatacatatacacacacatatatatacatacatatacacacacatatatatatatacatacatatatatatatatatatacacacacacatacacacatatatatatatgtgtgtgtgtgtgtgtgtgtgtgtgtgtgtgtgtgtgtgtgtatgtatgtatgtatgtatgtatgtatgtatgtatgtatatatatatatatatatatatatatatatatatatatatatatatatatatatatatacacacacacatacatatatatatatatatatatacacacatatatata contains:
- the atp2a2a gene encoding sarcoplasmic/endoplasmic reticulum calcium ATPase 2 isoform X1; the protein is MENAHTKSVEEVYSHFCVNESTGLSLDEVKRQKEKWGLNELPAEIGKSLWELVLEQFEDLLVRILLLAACISFVLAWFEEGEETITAFVEPFVILLILIANAIVGVWQERNAEDAIEALKEYEPEMGKVYRQDRKTVQRIKARDLVPGDIVEVAVGDKVPADIRICSIKSTTLRVDQSILTGESISVIKHTDPVPDPRAVNQDKKNMLFSGTNIASGKAVGVVVASGVNTEIGKIRDEMAATEQEKTPLQQKLDEFGEQLSKVISLICIAVWIINIGHFNDPVHGGSWIRGAVYYFKIAVALAVAAIPEGLPAVITTCLALGTRRMAKKNAIVRSLPSVETLGCTSVICSDKTGTLTTNQMSVCRMFVINKAEGDSCALSEFTITGSTYAPEGEVYQDGKPVKTSQHDALVELATICALCNDSSLDFNEVKGVYEKVGEATETALTCLVEKMNVFDTEVHNLSKIDRANACNSVIKQLMKKEVTLEFSRDRKSMSVYCTPNKSRSSMGKMFVKGAPEGVIERCTHVRVGNSKVPLSKGIKEKIMSVIREYGTGRDTLRCLALATRDSPPKMEDMILSDPLKFAAYESDLTFVGCVGMLDPPRQEVAASIKLCRQAGIRVIMITGDNKGTAVAICRRIGILSEEDDVEQMAFTGREFDELSPAAQRDAVTNARCFARVEPSHKSKIVEILQGFDEITAMTGDGVNDAPALKKAEIGISMGSGTAVAKSASEMVLADDNFSSIVAAVEEGRAIYNNMKQFIRYLISSNVGEVVCIFLTAALGFPEALIPVQLLWVNLVTDGLPATALGFNPPDLDIMEKPPRNAKEPLISGWLFFRYLAIGCYVGAATVGAAAWWFTVSDDGPQLTLYQLSHFLQCAPDNPDFDGLDCHVFESPYPMTMALSVLVTIEMCNALNSLSENQSLLRMPPWENIWLLGAICLSMSLHFLILYVEPLPVIFQITPLDTTQWMMVLKISLPVILLDELLKFVARNYLDFGKQLEKPASKGCSLSACAEGISWPFVAISLPLLLWIYSTDTNVSAMLWP
- the atp2a2a gene encoding sarcoplasmic/endoplasmic reticulum calcium ATPase 2 isoform X2, with the translated sequence MENAHTKSVEEVYSHFCVNESTGLSLDEVKRQKEKWGLNELPAEIGKSLWELVLEQFEDLLVRILLLAACISFVLAWFEEGEETITAFVEPFVILLILIANAIVGVWQERNAEDAIEALKEYEPEMGKVYRQDRKTVQRIKARDLVPGDIVEVAVGDKVPADIRICSIKSTTLRVDQSILTGESISVIKHTDPVPDPRAVNQDKKNMLFSGTNIASGKAVGVVVASGVNTEIGKIRDEMAATEQEKTPLQQKLDEFGEQLSKVISLICIAVWIINIGHFNDPVHGGSWIRGAVYYFKIAVALAVAAIPEGLPAVITTCLALGTRRMAKKNAIVRSLPSVETLGCTSVICSDKTGTLTTNQMSVCRMFVINKAEGDSCALSEFTITGSTYAPEGEVYQDGKPVKTSQHDALVELATICALCNDSSLDFNEVKGVYEKVGEATETALTCLVEKMNVFDTEVHNLSKIDRANACNSVIKQLMKKEVTLEFSRDRKSMSVYCTPNKSRSSMGKMFVKGAPEGVIERCTHVRVGNSKVPLSKGIKEKIMSVIREYGTGRDTLRCLALATRDSPPKMEDMILSDPLKFAAYESDLTFVGCVGMLDPPRQEVAASIKLCRQAGIRVIMITGDNKGTAVAICRRIGILSEEDDVEQMAFTGREFDELSPAAQRDAVTNARCFARVEPSHKSKIVEILQGFDEITAMTGDGVNDAPALKKAEIGISMGSGTAVAKSASEMVLADDNFSSIVAAVEEGRAIYNNMKQFIRYLISSNVGEVVCIFLTAALGFPEALIPVQLLWVNLVTDGLPATALGFNPPDLDIMEKPPRNAKEPLISGWLFFRYLAIGCYVGAATVGAAAWWFTVSDDGPQLTLYQLSHFLQCAPDNPDFDGLDCHVFESPYPMTMALSVLVTIEMCNALNSLSENQSLLRMPPWENIWLLGAICLSMSLHFLILYVEPLPVIFQITPLDTTQWMMVLKISLPVILLDELLKFVARNYLDFEKAK